Proteins encoded by one window of Emticicia oligotrophica DSM 17448:
- a CDS encoding galactokinase, with protein MLDNILTKKFKDYFGENPHLLVRAPGRINLIGEHTDYNKGFVLPAAIDKAIYYAIAPRNDNTCVAYAFDLDDSFTFSIDNLVKSEKGWANFLIGVVAEIINTGVEIKQGFNVIFGGDVPLGAGLSSSAAVESGMGFALNSIFDLGLSKLDLALIAQKAEHNYAGVKCGIMDMFASIHGKENSVIKLDCQDLSFEYFPFAFPDYSIVLCNTGVKHNLGDSEYNQRRDECEEGVRILQRAFPQIESLRDVSFQMLRSQADKLPPVVYKRCKYVVEEIERVTNACQALEKADLATFGQKMYETHEGLSNEYEVSCEELDFLVEQTHHLDTVIGARMMGGGFGGCTINLVKANKTTEFIEQMSSAYNKQFSTPLQCYLVQISNGVELLTEEYSMS; from the coding sequence ATGCTAGATAATATTTTAACCAAAAAGTTTAAAGACTACTTTGGTGAAAATCCTCATTTATTAGTTCGTGCCCCAGGACGTATTAACTTAATAGGAGAACACACCGATTATAACAAAGGCTTTGTGCTTCCTGCCGCCATTGATAAAGCAATTTACTATGCTATTGCCCCTCGTAATGATAATACATGTGTGGCTTACGCTTTCGACTTAGATGATTCTTTCACATTTTCGATTGATAATTTAGTAAAATCTGAAAAAGGTTGGGCTAATTTCCTGATTGGTGTTGTTGCCGAAATCATCAATACTGGTGTAGAAATAAAACAGGGCTTTAATGTTATTTTTGGCGGAGATGTTCCTCTCGGTGCAGGCTTATCTTCATCAGCCGCAGTTGAAAGCGGAATGGGTTTTGCCCTAAATAGTATTTTTGATTTAGGTCTATCTAAACTAGATTTAGCCCTCATTGCCCAAAAAGCTGAGCATAATTATGCTGGAGTGAAATGCGGAATCATGGATATGTTTGCTTCAATTCATGGTAAAGAAAATTCAGTAATTAAACTCGACTGCCAAGACCTAAGCTTCGAATATTTTCCCTTTGCATTCCCTGACTATTCGATTGTTCTTTGTAATACAGGAGTAAAGCATAATTTAGGTGATAGTGAATACAACCAACGTCGTGATGAATGTGAGGAAGGGGTAAGAATCTTACAAAGAGCCTTTCCACAAATAGAAAGCCTGCGTGATGTCAGTTTCCAAATGCTACGTAGTCAAGCAGATAAATTACCTCCGGTAGTTTATAAACGCTGTAAATATGTTGTCGAAGAAATTGAAAGAGTTACGAATGCCTGTCAAGCACTTGAAAAAGCAGACCTAGCTACCTTCGGACAAAAAATGTATGAAACCCACGAAGGATTAAGTAATGAGTACGAGGTGAGTTGTGAAGAACTCGACTTTTTAGTGGAGCAAACACATCATTTAGATACAGTTATTGGTGCACGCATGATGGGCGGTGGCTTTGGTGGATGTACAATTAATCTAGTAAAGGCTAATAAAACTACTGAATTTATCGAACAAATGAGTAGTGCATATAATAAGCAATTTTCTACCCCTTTGCAGTGTTACTTAGTTCAAATTTCAAATGGAGTTGAGTTATTAACAGAAGAATATTCTATGAGCTAA